One stretch of Prunus persica cultivar Lovell chromosome G1, Prunus_persica_NCBIv2, whole genome shotgun sequence DNA includes these proteins:
- the LOC18788887 gene encoding B3 domain-containing protein At5g42700, giving the protein MGKMVMAKSKLSYEESRRQRLEENKKRMEALNLPQLAQALKTTSSPKPSPMKRTKPRTVEKQMVVVRRSSRVANLPTPVYKEVVVDRVMIPRKSYSSRHRDLSNRVYASDEARAEAMERAENLESGLGSDHPIFVKTMLPSHVSGGFWLGLQVQFCKEHLPKGDEVMTLIDEDGNEYPTIYLARKTGLSGGWKGFAVAHDLVDGDALVFQLIRRTVFKVYILRVGRPEDGNKL; this is encoded by the exons ATGGGGAAAATGGTGATGGCCAAGTCCAAGCTGTCCTACGAGGAGTCTCGTAGGCAGAGATTGGAGGAAAACAAGAAGAGAATGGAAGCACTGAATCTGCCTCAGCTTGCTCAGGCTCTTAAAACCACATCTTCTCCCAAACCCTCCCCT ATGAAGCGGACGAAGCCTCGTACCGTAGAGAAGCAGATGGTTGTGGTGAGGAGGTCCTCTCGCGTCGCAAACCTGCCTACCCCTGTTTACAAAGAA GTTGTTGTTGATCGAGTGATGATACCCAGAAAGTCCTACTCTAGTAGGCACAGGGATTTGTCGAACCGGGTATATGCTTCGGATGAAGCCAGAGCTGAAGCCATGGAGAGAGCTGAGAATTTAGAGTCTGGTCTGGGATCTGATCACCCGATCTTTGTAAAAACAATGCTCCCATCTCATGTTTCTGGTGGATTCTGGCTG GGTCTTCAAGTCCAGTTCTGCAAGGAGCACCTCCCAAAGGGTGATGAAGTTATGACATTGATAGATGAAGATGGCAACGAGTACCCGACTATATACTTGGCCCGGAAGACAGGACTCAGTGGTGGATGGAAGGGATTTGCAGTTGCTCATGATTTGGTTGATGGGGATGCATTGGTTTTTCAGTTGATTCGCCGTACAGTATTCAAG GTGTACATTTTAAGGGTGGGAAGGCCTGAAGATGGCAACAAGCTTTAA
- the LOC18788293 gene encoding B3 domain-containing protein At3g19184, protein MVAANLSYEESRRQRMEENKKRMEALNLPQLAQALKAPSFPKPSPMKRAKPRTVEKQMVVVRRSSRVANLPTPVYKEIAVDPLRMPRRHSTSKHRDFSNRVYASDEARAEATERAEELESGLGSDHPTFVKPMLQSHVTGGFWLGLPIHFCNKNLPKRDESVILVDEDGDEYQIVYLANKRGLSGGWRGFAIAHELVDGDALVFQLIRPKTFKVYIIRVERT, encoded by the exons ATGGTGGCCGCCAATTTATCATACGAGGAGTCTCGACGGCAGAGGATGGAGGAAAACAAGAAGAGAATGGAGGCACTGAATCTGCCCCAGCTTGCTCAGGCTCTAAAAGCCCCATCCTTTCCTAAACCCTCTCCT ATGAAGCGAGCAAAGCCTCGGACAGTCGAGAAGCAGATGGTTGTGGTGAGGAGGTCCTCTCGCGTCGCAAACCTGCCTACCCCTGTTTACAAAGAA ATTGCTGTGGATCCATTGAGAATGCCCAGAAGGCATTCTACTTCGAAGCATAGGGATTTTTCGAACCGGGTATATGCTTCAGATGAAGCAAGAGCTGAGGCGACAGAGAGAGCCGAGGAATTAGAGTCGGGTTTGGGATCCGATCACCCGACCTTTGTGAAACCCATGCTCCAATCACATGTCACTGGTGGATTCTGGCTG GGTCTTCCAATCCATTTCTGCAACAAGAACCTCCCAAAGCGCGATGAATCTGTGATATTGGTAGATGAAGATGGCGACGAGTACCAGATTGTATACTTGGCCAATAAACGAGGACTCAGTGGTGGGTGGAGAGGGTTTGCAATTGCTCATGAATTGGTGGATGGGGATGCATTGGTTTTTCAACTAATCCGGCCTAAAACATTCAAG GTGTACATTATAAGGGTGGAAAGAACTTAA
- the LOC109949998 gene encoding uncharacterized protein LOC109949998, with protein sequence MKILLTGASGYLGGRLCHELLKQGYSVRALVRPTSDLSSLPPPSPTGNGGLELVHGDVTDYNSLLSAFSGCDVVFHAAAVVEPWLPDPSKFFSVNVGGLKNVLRAVRETKTVQKVIYTSSFFALGPTDGHVADEAQIHHEKFFCTEYEKSKAAADKIALQAAQQEELPLVLLYPGVIYGPGKITAGNVVARMIVERFNGRLPGYIGSGNDRYSFSHVDDVVEGHIRAMEKGRTGERYLLTGENASFKHVFDVAAVITQTQRPKFGIPLWLIEVYGWASVLFSRITGKLPLISPPTVYVLRHQWAYSCDKAKQELDYSPRGLKEGLGEVLPWLKNLGLIKY encoded by the exons atgaaaatacTGTTGACCGGCGCCTCCGGCTACCTAGGAGGCAGATTGTGCCACGAGCTGCTGAAACAAGGCTATTCTGTTCGCGCCTTGGTCCGCCCAACCAGCGACCTCTCCTCCCTGCCTCCACCGTCACCAACCGGTAACGGTGGCCTCGAACTCGTCCACGGCGACGTCACCGACTACAACTCCCTCCTCTCCGCCTTCTCCGGCTGCGACGTCGTTTTCCACGCAGCCGCCGTGGTTGAGCCCTGGCTTCCCGACCCCTCCAAGTTCTTCTCC GTCAACGTCGGGGGTTTGAAGAACGTGCTGCGAGCGGTTCGAGAGACAAAGACCGTACAGAAGGTCATCTACACGTCGTCGTTTTTCGCGCTCGGACCGACCGATGGCCACGTCGCCGACGAGGCTCAGATCCATCACGAGAAGTTCTTCTGTACGGAGTACGAGAAATCGAAAGCTGCCGCCGATAAAATCGCGCTACAGGCCGCGCAGCAAGAGGAGCTGCCGTTGGTGCTGCTTTATCCCGGAGTAATCTACGGGCCCGGAAAGATCACCGCTGGAAACGTCGTCGCTCGGATGATCGTCGAGCGGTTCAACGGCCGATTGCCTGGATATATAGGGTCCGGTAACGATAGGTATTCGTTTAGCCATGTCGATGATGTTGTGGAGGGCCATATCAGAGCTATGGAAAAAGGTCGAACAGGTGAGAGGTATCTGCTAACAGGTGAAAACGCATCGTTTAAGCACGTTTTCGATGTAGCAGCTGTGATCACTCAGACGCAGAGGCCTAAATTTGGGATCCCATTGTGGTTGATTGAGGTGTACGGATGGGCGTCTGTTCTTTTCTCTCGAATTACAGGGAAGCTTCCTCTGATTAGTCCTCCG ACTGTTTATGTTTTGAGACATCAATGGGCATATTCATGTGACAAGGCCAAGCAGGAGCTGGATTATAGTCCCAGAGGATTGAAAGAAGGATTGGGGGAGGTGTTGCCTTGGCTCAAGAACTTGGGCTTGATCAAATATTGA